The following are from one region of the Hypanus sabinus isolate sHypSab1 unplaced genomic scaffold, sHypSab1.hap1 scaffold_88, whole genome shotgun sequence genome:
- the LOC132390368 gene encoding gastrula zinc finger protein XlCGF26.1-like: protein MAHQRVHTREKPFTCSVCGKGFTQSSNLRSPQRVHTGERPFTCSECEKRFTQSSNLRSPQRVHTGERRFTCSVCGKRFTRSSNLLVHQRVHTGEKPFTCSECGKGFSELSNLLVHQRVHSGEKPFTCSVCAKGFTQSSNLQSHQRVHTGEKPFTCSECGKGFSELSNLLVHQRVHSGEKPFTCSVCAKGFTRSSSLQSHQRVHTGEKPFTCSECGKGFSALSSQLRHQRVHTGEKPFTCSECGKGFSELSSLLRHQRVHTGEKPFTCSECGKGFSELSSLLRHQRVHTGQKPFTCSECGKRFTQSSQLQSHLPVHTGERPFTCSDCGKGFTLISRLQRHQRVHTGEKPFNCSVCGKGFTQSSHLRSHQRVHTGEKPFTCSVCGKRFTVSSHLQSHQRIHTGVKPFTCSECGKGFTQSSNLRSHQRVHTGERPFICSECGKRFTHSSALQRHQRAHTGEKPFTCSECGKGFTQSSYLLRHESVHTGEKPFNCTECGKRFTLSSHLLEHQRVHTGEMPFPCSECGKRFTRSSDLQNHQRVHTGEKPFPCSECGKRFSHSRSLQRHQSVHTGEKPFICLVCGKRFTESSRLLEHQRVHTGEKPFICLVCGKRFNNSSRLLEHQRAHT, encoded by the coding sequence atggctcaccagcgagttcacactagggagaagccattcacctgttcagtctgtgggaagggattcactcagtcatccaacctacggagtccccagcgagttcacactggggagaggccgttcacctgttcagaatgtgagaagagattcactcagtcatccaacctacggagtccccagcgagttcacactggagagaggcgcttcacctgctcagtctgtgggaagagattcactcggtcatccaacctactggtacatcagcgagttcacactggggagaagccattcacctgctcagaatgtgggaaaggattcagtgagttatccaacctactggtacatcagcgagttcactctggggagaagccattcacctgctcagtctgtgcgaagggattcactcagtcatccaacctacagagtcatcagcgagttcacactggggagaagccattcacctgctcagaatgtgggaaaggattcagtgagttatccaacctactggtacatcagcgagttcactctggggagaagccattcacctgctcagtctgtgcgaagggattcactcggtcatccagcctacagagtcatcagcgagttcacactggggagaagccattcacctgctcagaatgtgggaaaggattcagtgcttTATCCAGCCaactgagacatcagcgagttcacactggggagaagccattcacatgctcagaatgtgggaaaggattcagtgagttatccagcctactgagacatcagcgagttcacactggggagaagccgttcacctgctcagaatgtgggaaaggattcagtgagttatccagcctactgagacatcagcgagttcacactgggcagaaaccgttcacctgttcagaatgcgggaagagattcactcagtcatcccaactacagagtcatctgccagttcacactggggagaggccattcacctgctcagactgtggaaaaggattcactctgatatcccgcctacagagacatcagcgagttcacacgggggagaagccattcaactgctcagtctgtgggaagggattcacccagtcatcccacctacggagtcaccagcgtgttcacactggggagaagccattcacctgctcagtctgtgggaagagattcactgtgtcatcccacctacagagtcatcagcgaattcacactggggtgaagccgttcacctgttcagaatgtgggaagggattcactcagtcatccaacctacggagtcatcagcgagttcacactggagagaggccattcatctgctcagaatgtgggaagagattcactcattcatccgccCTACAAAGAcaccagcgagctcacactggggagaagccgttcacctgctcagaatgtgggaagggattcactcagtcatcctacCTACTGAGACATGAGAGTGTTCACACCGGTGAAAAGCCGTTCAATTGCACAGAATGTGGGAAACGGTTCACTCTGTCATCCCACCTTCtggaacaccagcgagttcacactggggagatgccgttcccctgctcagaatgtgggaagagattcactcgctcatccgacctgcagaatcatcagcgagttcacactggagagaagccattcccctgctcagaatgtgggaagaggttcagtcactcacgctccctgcagagacaccagtcagttcacactggggagaagccgttcatctgcttagtctgtgggaagagattcactgagtcatccagattactggaacatcagcgagttcacactggggagaagccgttcatctgcttagtctgtgggaagagattcaataACTCATCCAGATTGCTGGAACATCAGCGAGCTCACACttga